A DNA window from Vigna angularis cultivar LongXiaoDou No.4 chromosome 1, ASM1680809v1, whole genome shotgun sequence contains the following coding sequences:
- the LOC108320107 gene encoding two-component response regulator ARR14 — protein sequence MAGSSSSSIEMPKFPSNLNVLAIDTDLKVLKFIEKSCNENSHQVKICSESSSAVDLLLKKEIDFHLIIMELHMPIMDGFGFLRFLKKEVIDVPFIMMSEDDTDLSHKKAFKLGACDYWVKPFLEYAFLFERKHLCSPMMRHHFHFRRIRKIDSLEDDEISDTSYNSEFSSEGEAEADDDTPHEKE from the exons ATGGCCGgaagttcttcttcttcaattgaGATGCCTAAATTTCCATCAAATCTTAATGTCCTTGCCATTGATACTGATCTCAAAGTTCTTAAATTCATCGAGAAATCATGCAACGAGAATTCTCATCAAG TTAAGATATGCTCTGAATCTTCAAGTGCGGTCGATCTTTTgctgaaaaaagaaatagacTTTCATTTGATTATCATGGAACTCCATATGCCAATAATGGATGGCTTTGGATTTCTGCGTTTTCTCAAAAAAGAAGTAATTGATGTTCCTTTCATCA TGATGTCTGAGGATGATACTGACCTATCCCATAAGAAGGCTTTTAAACTTGGAGCTTGCGATTATTGGGTTAAACCCTTCTTAGAGTATGCGTTTTTGTTTGAGAGGAAGCATTTGTGTTCACCTATGATGCGACATCATTTCCACTTCAGGCGCATAAGGAAAATTGATAGCTTGGAAGATGATGAAATAAGTGACACAAGTTATAATTCTGAATTCTCTTCTGAGGGAGAAGCCGAAGCTGATGATGATACTCCCCATGAGAAAGAATAG
- the LOC108320094 gene encoding endoglucanase 8-like gives MQHVTSLSFLLLAYSNYLSHANKVVPCGETTATPALLKHLAKRQVDYILGDNPLGMSYMVGYGPRYPRRIHHRASSLPSVAVHPARIGCKAGSRYFFSPNPNPNVLVGAVVGGPTNNTDSFPDSRPFFQQSEPTTYINAPLVGLLAFFSGH, from the exons ATGCAGCACGTAACGTCCCTGTCTTTCCTACTCCTGGCTTATTCTAACTACCTAAGCCACGCCAATAAGGTCGTGCCATGTGGCGAAACCACTGCCACCCCAGCTTTACTCAAACACCTTGCCAAACGCCAG GTGGATTACATTCTCGGAGACAACCCCTTGGGAATGTCGTACATGGTTGGATATGGCCCACGCTACCCGCGGAGGATACACCACCGGGCCAGCTCGCTTCCCTCCGTGGCCGTTCACCCAGCCCGCATTGGCTGTAAAGCTGGATCTCGGTATTTCTTTAGCCCAAATCCCAACCCCAATGTATTGGTTGGGGCCGTGGTGGGTGGGCCCACCAATAACACAGATTCCTTCCCGGATTCCAGGCCTTTCTTTCAGCAATCGGAGCCCACAACATACATCAATGCCCCGCTGGTGGGCCTTCTGGCTTTCTTTTCAGGCCACTAA
- the LOC108320115 gene encoding protein PLANT CADMIUM RESISTANCE 2 has product MSEKVADGSWSTGLCDCFSDCGSCCLTLWCPCVSFGRVAEILDKGKTSCCLHGSLFYLLAGFTQLGGCIYAWMYRAKLREVYGIEGHHCSDCLVSFLCLHLSICQEYRELKVRGFDISAGWEGNVQMYTRGVTSAPEVEGGMIR; this is encoded by the exons ATGTCTGAGAAGGTTGCTGATGGATCATGGTCCACTGGTTTATGCGACTGCTTCTCAGACTGCGGTTCTT GTTGTCTCACTCTTTGGTGCCCCTGTGTTAGCTTTGGGAGGGTAGCTGAGATCCTGGACAAAGGAAAAACTT CTTGTTGTCTTCATGGATCACTGTTCTATCTACTCGCTGGTTTTACTCAACTGGGAGGGTGTATCTACGCGTGGATGTATCGTGCAAAACTGAGAGAGGTGTACGGGATCGAGGGACACCATTGTAGTGATTGTTTGGTCAGTTTTCTTTGCCTCCATTTATCCATTTGCCAGGAGTATCGGGAGCTCAAAGTTCGTGGATTTGACATCTCTGCTG GCTGGGAAGGGAATGTGCAAATGTATACACGTGGCGTTACTTCAGCACCGGAAGTGGAAGGTGGCATGATCCGTTGA